A genomic window from Treponema maltophilum ATCC 51939 includes:
- the rpmJ gene encoding 50S ribosomal protein L36, whose protein sequence is MKVRTSVKPICDKCKVIKRAGVVRIICSNPKHKQRQG, encoded by the coding sequence ATGAAAGTACGAACAAGTGTAAAGCCTATTTGCGACAAATGCAAGGTAATCAAAAGAGCCGGCGTTGTCCGGATTATTTGTTCCAACCCCAAGCATAAACAGCGCCAGGGCTGA